One window of Acropora palmata chromosome 1, jaAcrPala1.3, whole genome shotgun sequence genomic DNA carries:
- the LOC141876641 gene encoding uncharacterized protein LOC141876641, translated as MEAIKKKMALLRDQLASAEERAEKAEQELKEANERAQAAEGEVSSLTKDLQCLEDNLDAAESKFGVITEKLKEAECNADESERVRKVLENRGQADEERSSQFERRLQEECDRAKNAEKQYDEMAAKIAQLETELEETEARAESAEEQVKSLEEEVNMVGINLRSLENSETQASKREQDYDEKIKSLENEYGEAEARATAAEGKVLDLEKEIDNLEEELGNAKDEYEKVKQELENTMNELSEM; from the exons ATGGAGGCGATCAAGAAGAAGATGGCCCTACTTCGTGATCAACTTGCCTCAGCAGAGGAAAGAGCAGAAAAGGCAGAACAAGAATTGAAAGAAGCTAACGAACGAGCACAAGCC GCAGAAGGAGAAGTTTCTTCATTGACAAAAGACCTGCAGTGTTTAGAAGATAATCTTGATGCGGCAGAATCTAAATTTGGAGTCATAACAGAGAAACTCAAGGAGGCTGAATGCAATGCTGATGAAAGTGAGCG TGTTCGTAAAGTGTTGGAAAACAGAGGCCAAGCAGATGAGGAGCGA TCAAGCCAGTTTGAACGTAGACTTCAAGAAGAATGTGATCGAGCTAAGAATGCTGAAAAACAATATGATGAG ATGGCTGCAAAGATCGCTCAGTTGGAAACTGAATTAGAAGAAACTGAAGCTCGAGCTGAGAGTGCAGAAGA GCAAGTCAAGAGTCTTGAGGAGGAAGTAAACATGGTTGGAATTAATTTGCGCAGTTTAGAAAATAGTGAAACCCAG GCatcaaaaagagaacaagaTTATGACGAGAAAATTaaatcacttgaaaatgaatatGGAGAG gcTGAAGCTCGAGCTACTGCTGCCGAAGGCAAAGTTTTGGACTTGGAAAAGGAGATCGACAATCTTGAAG aGGAGCTTGGGAATGCCAAGGACGAGTATGAGAAGGTCAaacaagaacttgaaaatACAATGAATGAACTCAGTGAGATGTGA